One Paenibacillus sp. FSL H7-0737 DNA segment encodes these proteins:
- the fliG gene encoding flagellar motor switch protein FliG, which translates to MAKASQQGLSGRQKAAILLITLGPEVSAQIFKHLRDEEIEQLTLEIANVRKVDSSEKESIMSEFHQICLAQEYISQGGINYAKEILEKALGSAKAMEVINRLTATLQVRPFDFARKADPNQILNFIQNENVQTIALVLSYLQFEQAAAILSSLPQEKQAEVARRIAVMDSTSPEVITQIERVLEQKLSATVTQDYTNAGGIESIVQILNGVDRGTERTILDSLEIQDPELAEEIKKRMFVFEDIVNVDNRSIQRIIRDIDNADLQLALKVASEEVRDVIFRNMSKRMAETFREEMEYMGPVRLRDVEEAQTRIVGTIRRLEESGEIIIARGGGDDIIV; encoded by the coding sequence ATGGCAAAGGCTAGTCAGCAGGGGCTTAGTGGCCGTCAAAAGGCCGCGATCCTGCTTATCACACTAGGGCCCGAGGTATCGGCGCAAATATTCAAACATTTAAGAGACGAGGAGATTGAACAATTAACTCTTGAAATTGCCAATGTCCGTAAAGTGGACAGCAGTGAAAAAGAGTCGATCATGTCTGAGTTCCATCAGATATGCCTCGCCCAGGAATATATATCACAAGGCGGTATTAACTACGCCAAAGAGATTCTGGAGAAAGCACTTGGTTCCGCAAAAGCAATGGAGGTCATTAACCGTCTGACTGCGACTTTGCAGGTAAGACCTTTCGATTTTGCACGCAAGGCTGATCCAAACCAGATTTTGAACTTTATTCAGAATGAGAATGTCCAGACTATCGCACTTGTATTGTCTTATCTGCAATTCGAACAAGCCGCAGCTATTCTCTCCTCATTACCTCAAGAGAAGCAGGCGGAGGTGGCTAGAAGAATTGCTGTAATGGACAGCACCTCTCCGGAGGTCATTACACAAATTGAACGAGTGCTAGAGCAGAAGCTTTCTGCTACAGTAACTCAGGATTATACAAATGCTGGCGGTATCGAATCAATCGTACAGATCTTGAATGGTGTTGACCGTGGGACAGAGCGCACAATTCTGGATTCTCTCGAAATTCAAGATCCAGAGCTCGCCGAGGAAATCAAGAAGCGGATGTTCGTATTCGAGGATATTGTCAATGTGGATAACCGTTCGATTCAGCGTATTATTCGTGATATTGATAATGCGGACCTGCAGCTTGCCCTTAAGGTTGCAAGCGAAGAAGTACGAGATGTTATTTTCCGGAATATGTCCAAACGTATGGCAGAGACATTCCGAGAAGAAATGGAGTACATGGGTCCTGTGCGGTTGCGTGATGTAGAAGAAGCGCAAACGCGTATTGTAGGTACGATCCGCAGACTCGAAGAGTCTGGAGAAATTATCATCGCTCGTGGCGGAGGAGATGACATCATTGTCTAA
- a CDS encoding FliH/SctL family protein, whose protein sequence is MSKLIKHSQYVPVDVLKRLEQARHYAGLTEEPVPEETVSETHYHDPAREEAEVARKQMLKDAQEFAEEQVRNASLEAEQIVESSKAEAEEWWKERREQDEHLVEAVKAEAYQLGYQEGVSQAEQEMKLKIAAMMDEARAVLTEAYKARDVIIQEAEPFLVELSCDIAEKIVDRQLTVEPQFAMDLIRKNLARKREQGLISLCVSPAQFAFVNAAREELSLAVDSQAELQILPDSTVKDQGCVIRSSFGSIDARIDTQLAEIKKELVRIALDTDEQRNGEEDA, encoded by the coding sequence TTGTCTAAGCTGATTAAGCATTCTCAGTATGTTCCAGTTGATGTACTGAAAAGATTGGAGCAGGCCCGGCACTATGCGGGCCTAACTGAGGAGCCCGTTCCAGAGGAGACTGTAAGCGAGACTCACTATCATGATCCCGCTCGTGAAGAGGCTGAAGTGGCACGTAAGCAAATGCTTAAAGACGCCCAAGAATTTGCTGAAGAGCAAGTACGGAATGCCTCTCTTGAAGCGGAACAGATTGTTGAATCCTCAAAAGCGGAGGCTGAAGAGTGGTGGAAAGAGCGGCGTGAGCAGGATGAACATCTAGTTGAGGCCGTCAAAGCCGAGGCTTATCAGCTAGGGTATCAAGAAGGTGTTTCTCAAGCTGAGCAAGAGATGAAGCTCAAAATTGCAGCGATGATGGATGAAGCTCGTGCTGTTTTAACTGAAGCCTATAAGGCAAGGGATGTCATTATTCAGGAAGCTGAACCTTTCTTGGTTGAGCTAAGCTGTGATATTGCGGAGAAAATTGTGGACAGACAGTTAACGGTTGAGCCGCAGTTTGCAATGGATTTGATTCGGAAGAATCTAGCTCGTAAACGTGAGCAGGGGCTGATTTCACTGTGTGTATCACCTGCGCAGTTCGCTTTCGTAAACGCAGCAAGGGAAGAATTGTCATTAGCGGTTGACTCGCAGGCTGAACTACAGATCTTGCCTGACTCGACTGTGAAAGATCAAGGTTGTGTAATCCGCTCCTCCTTTGGCAGCATAGATGCCCGAATTGATACTCAGCTTGCAGAAATCAAGAAAGAGCTGGTTAGAATCGCGCTGGACACCGATGAGCAGAGAAATGGGGAAGAAGATGCTTGA
- the hslU gene encoding ATP-dependent protease ATPase subunit HslU has translation MVNQSLTPRQIVAELDKYIVGQKQAKKSVAVALRNRYRRSLLAEELRDDVVPKNILMIGPTGVGKTEIARRLAKLVNAPFIKVEATKFTEVGYVGRDVESMVRDLVETSIRMVKLERTEKVKDRAEELANERIVSILVPSSSKNKSQKNPFEMIFGGNSSQEDSKEDSEPDGSLSERRRGVRFKLLAGQLEEDIIEIDVEDTAPSMLDMFAGQGNDQMGMNMQEMFGSLLPKRTKKRKLPIREARKVLIQDEATKLIDMDDVIQESVTRAEQSGIIFIDEIDKVASQGKGSGPDVSREGVQRDILPIVEGSTIMTKYGPVKTDYVLFMAAGAFHVAKPSDLIPELQGRFPIRVELSSLTLEDFVSILTEPENALTKQYVNLLKTEDIEVEFQKDAIYEIAKIAASVNQNMENIGARRLHTILEKLLEDLSFEAPELTLDTMVITPEYVREKLASIAQDRDLSQYIL, from the coding sequence ATGGTGAATCAATCGCTAACACCCCGTCAAATCGTAGCTGAATTGGATAAATATATTGTAGGTCAGAAACAAGCTAAGAAATCGGTAGCTGTTGCCCTTCGTAATCGTTATCGGCGCAGTCTGCTGGCTGAGGAACTGCGTGATGATGTTGTTCCTAAGAACATCTTGATGATCGGACCTACTGGTGTAGGGAAAACTGAGATTGCTCGGCGTCTAGCTAAGCTCGTTAATGCTCCGTTCATCAAAGTGGAGGCAACCAAATTCACTGAGGTGGGTTATGTAGGGCGAGATGTGGAGTCTATGGTGCGTGATTTAGTTGAGACCTCTATTCGTATGGTGAAGCTAGAGCGTACGGAAAAAGTGAAAGACCGTGCAGAAGAACTGGCTAATGAGCGGATTGTCTCTATATTAGTGCCTTCGTCTTCAAAAAATAAATCTCAGAAGAATCCTTTTGAGATGATTTTTGGCGGGAACTCTTCACAAGAGGATTCTAAAGAAGATTCCGAACCAGATGGAAGCTTAAGCGAACGCCGTCGCGGGGTTAGATTTAAGCTGCTTGCTGGTCAATTGGAAGAAGATATCATTGAAATAGATGTTGAGGATACAGCGCCATCTATGCTGGATATGTTTGCAGGGCAAGGGAACGACCAGATGGGGATGAATATGCAAGAAATGTTTGGTAGCTTGCTTCCGAAGCGGACGAAGAAGCGCAAGCTTCCTATCCGTGAGGCTCGTAAAGTGCTAATTCAAGATGAAGCAACCAAACTGATTGATATGGATGATGTCATTCAGGAATCTGTGACACGCGCTGAACAATCGGGTATTATTTTTATCGATGAGATTGATAAGGTTGCAAGTCAAGGAAAGGGTTCGGGCCCTGATGTATCACGTGAAGGTGTGCAAAGAGATATCCTTCCAATTGTAGAGGGTTCTACAATCATGACAAAATACGGTCCTGTGAAGACGGACTACGTGCTCTTCATGGCTGCCGGGGCTTTTCATGTTGCTAAACCTTCTGATCTGATTCCAGAGCTTCAGGGGCGTTTTCCGATTCGCGTAGAACTAAGCAGTCTGACACTGGAGGATTTTGTTTCCATCTTAACAGAGCCAGAGAACGCTTTGACGAAACAATATGTTAATTTGTTAAAAACCGAGGACATTGAAGTGGAGTTCCAGAAAGATGCTATTTATGAAATTGCCAAAATAGCTGCTTCAGTGAATCAAAATATGGAGAACATAGGTGCTCGACGTCTTCATACGATTTTGGAGAAGTTATTGGAGGATCTTTCTTTTGAAGCACCTGAGCTGACGCTGGACACTATGGTTATTACACCAGAGTATGTGCGTGAGAAATTGGCAAGTATTGCGCAGGATCGTGATCTAAGTCAGTATATTCTTTAA
- the flgB gene encoding flagellar basal body rod protein FlgB: MGLLNSVSFQRLQGGIDAAYKRQNVLANNVANEDTPNFKRSDVSFESFLQQQESGIKPTLNAKVTDSRHFQFGSKRIVPAAVVSTDETTSMNNNDNNVDVEREMALSAENQLRYSSYVEQINSQISMMRAVIQGG; the protein is encoded by the coding sequence TTGGGATTGCTGAATAGTGTCAGTTTTCAACGATTGCAGGGAGGCATTGATGCTGCCTACAAACGACAAAATGTTCTAGCGAATAATGTGGCTAACGAAGATACGCCAAATTTCAAACGTTCTGATGTTTCATTCGAAAGTTTCCTTCAGCAACAAGAAAGTGGAATAAAACCTACACTTAACGCGAAGGTAACGGACTCCCGACATTTTCAATTTGGTAGTAAAAGAATTGTACCAGCAGCTGTCGTTAGTACGGATGAAACTACCTCGATGAATAATAACGACAACAATGTGGATGTAGAACGAGAAATGGCGTTAAGTGCTGAGAACCAACTCAGGTATAGTTCTTATGTCGAGCAGATCAACAGTCAAATTTCGATGATGCGAGCTGTAATTCAAGGAGGATAA
- the fliI gene encoding flagellar protein export ATPase FliI, with amino-acid sequence MGKKMLDSNRYKEQLRNLDPVRINGKVTQVIGLMVESEGPDASIGDVCYIYPSKGNKPLQAEVVGFRDNKVLLMPLGELQAIGPGCDVVGTGKPLSVQVGSELLGKVLDGLGQPLDGSLIPARMPHSSTFNIPSNPLNRPRVQEPISIGVRAIDGLLTIGKGQRVGIFAGSGVGKSTLMGMIARNTSADVNVIALIGERGREVLDFIERDLGPEGLQRSVVIVATSDQPALIRIKGALIATTIAEYFRDRGLNVMLMMDSVTRYAMAQREVGLAVGEPPAMRGYTPSVFASLPKLLERAGTGPTGSITAFYTVLVDGDDMNEPIADAVRGILDGHIVLNRSIANKGHFPAIDVLSSISRVMKDIAPEEQIAAAENVKRLMAVYKDSEDLINIGAYQRGSNAQIDESMEYIDSIWEFTKQRVNEKVTLAEVQQSLISHFSRS; translated from the coding sequence ATGGGGAAGAAGATGCTTGATAGTAACCGTTATAAGGAGCAACTTCGTAATCTCGATCCGGTGAGGATCAATGGGAAAGTGACGCAGGTTATCGGTCTTATGGTTGAATCTGAAGGACCTGATGCTAGCATTGGTGATGTGTGCTATATCTATCCTTCTAAAGGAAATAAGCCGCTGCAAGCTGAAGTCGTTGGTTTCCGTGACAACAAGGTGCTATTAATGCCACTTGGAGAACTGCAGGCAATTGGACCTGGTTGTGATGTAGTGGGAACAGGTAAGCCGCTTAGTGTTCAGGTGGGTTCAGAATTGCTGGGTAAGGTACTGGATGGTCTAGGGCAACCGCTTGATGGTTCCCTGATCCCAGCTCGAATGCCACATAGTTCGACCTTTAACATTCCGTCCAATCCACTCAATAGACCACGAGTGCAAGAACCTATTAGCATCGGTGTAAGAGCGATAGATGGTTTGCTAACAATTGGTAAAGGTCAGCGGGTGGGGATTTTCGCTGGTTCAGGGGTCGGCAAAAGTACGCTCATGGGAATGATTGCACGTAATACATCAGCAGATGTTAATGTTATCGCTCTGATTGGGGAACGTGGCAGGGAAGTACTGGATTTCATCGAACGCGATTTGGGACCTGAGGGTTTGCAGAGGTCAGTTGTTATTGTCGCTACATCTGATCAGCCTGCATTAATTCGAATTAAGGGAGCACTTATTGCTACTACGATTGCTGAGTATTTTCGGGATCGTGGACTTAATGTGATGCTGATGATGGATTCGGTCACTCGTTATGCTATGGCTCAACGTGAAGTTGGACTTGCAGTCGGAGAACCACCAGCTATGAGAGGTTACACACCATCTGTATTTGCAAGCTTACCTAAACTACTAGAACGCGCCGGAACTGGTCCTACAGGCTCTATCACAGCTTTTTACACTGTATTGGTTGATGGTGATGACATGAATGAGCCGATCGCTGATGCAGTGAGAGGAATACTCGATGGACATATCGTCCTTAACCGAAGTATTGCGAACAAAGGACATTTTCCAGCAATAGATGTGCTTTCCAGCATTAGTCGTGTAATGAAGGATATTGCGCCAGAAGAACAGATCGCCGCAGCAGAGAATGTTAAGCGACTAATGGCCGTGTACAAGGATTCAGAGGATTTAATTAATATCGGAGCGTATCAGAGAGGCTCCAATGCTCAAATCGATGAGTCGATGGAGTATATAGACAGTATATGGGAATTCACCAAACAAAGAGTGAATGAAAAAGTTACGCTGGCTGAAGTTCAACAGTCTTTAATTTCACACTTCTCGAGGAGTTGA
- the fliJ gene encoding flagellar export protein FliJ, translating to MRFHYTFQKVVDLKGNEKTQAEWMLSSALGELQAQERSLDELTFQRSAIMLSLQNAAEQKAPMAKIREIQEYVEYLDICIARKHTDIRSAHQEVLKKQDQLSTKVLDEKVWLKAKDKAETQFQQSMILREQNELDEMATVRFAMKSL from the coding sequence ATGAGATTTCATTATACTTTTCAAAAAGTCGTTGACTTGAAGGGCAATGAGAAGACACAGGCAGAATGGATGCTCTCAAGCGCGCTTGGAGAATTGCAGGCACAAGAAAGAAGCCTGGATGAACTCACCTTTCAGCGGAGCGCTATTATGTTATCTTTACAAAATGCCGCAGAACAAAAGGCACCTATGGCGAAGATTCGTGAAATACAAGAATATGTAGAATACCTGGATATATGCATTGCCCGTAAACATACGGACATTAGAAGTGCACATCAGGAAGTCTTGAAGAAGCAAGATCAGTTAAGCACAAAGGTATTAGATGAAAAAGTATGGTTAAAGGCAAAAGATAAGGCTGAGACACAGTTTCAGCAAAGTATGATTTTACGGGAACAAAACGAACTGGATGAGATGGCAACCGTCCGCTTCGCGATGAAATCCCTCTAA
- the fliF gene encoding flagellar basal-body MS-ring/collar protein FliF, whose product MNERFAQYREKVTLYWNRFSGKQKILFFSTLFIILIIIVVLTMQLSKTEYEVAFQDLDSTDSAGVMNYLDTAGVSYRLSQDGKSISVPSTEAARIKVDIGSQGIVQGGSIGYKVFNENSSMIGTTDSEFNVKYNNALNGEVEQLMRRMQGIKDAKVLINLPKETVFASQADQEQASASVVLSFNPGFRPTQDNIDGYFNLVKTAVPNLPIDNITIANNEVELMPTAKGGQAGVSSQVEENFALQKKFEEEVKKDVKQFLSTLTGPDKVDVLVFSKLNFDKENRKENLVTPVDTENMKGIEISSQIISNSYSGQGNTTGGVAGTGSQDVAGYPSQAGTDTSTSEESSETRNYEVNRITKDVIASPFTVKDLTINVAVEPPTGQNTLDAATSAAIQNILVNIVRASLADSGTTYTDADLTKKVSVYSQQFGGTAANTTPGGLATWMLWAIGAAALLVGAGGGYLIYRSRKKTVEEEDEDIPLQVPTEFPSINLESVTNDSQVRKQLESLAKKKPDEFVNLLRTWLADEQR is encoded by the coding sequence GTGAATGAAAGATTTGCCCAATATCGGGAGAAGGTGACCCTGTATTGGAACAGATTTAGTGGTAAACAGAAGATTTTATTCTTTTCTACATTGTTTATCATTCTAATAATAATCGTAGTATTAACCATGCAGCTTTCAAAGACAGAATATGAAGTAGCGTTTCAAGATTTGGACAGCACAGATTCAGCTGGAGTAATGAACTACTTGGATACAGCAGGTGTTTCATACCGATTAAGCCAAGATGGAAAAAGCATCTCCGTGCCAAGCACAGAAGCGGCTCGAATAAAGGTGGATATCGGTTCTCAGGGGATTGTTCAGGGGGGCTCTATCGGTTATAAGGTCTTTAATGAAAATTCGTCAATGATAGGGACGACAGATAGTGAGTTTAATGTGAAGTATAATAATGCATTAAACGGTGAAGTAGAACAGTTAATGAGACGTATGCAAGGAATTAAGGATGCTAAAGTGCTGATTAATCTGCCTAAAGAAACAGTTTTTGCTTCCCAGGCTGACCAAGAGCAAGCATCTGCATCCGTTGTGCTCTCATTTAATCCGGGATTCAGACCCACTCAAGATAATATTGATGGGTACTTTAACCTTGTAAAGACGGCTGTTCCAAATCTACCAATCGATAACATTACGATTGCTAATAATGAAGTCGAGTTAATGCCTACGGCCAAAGGTGGACAAGCTGGAGTTTCCAGCCAAGTCGAAGAGAACTTCGCTCTTCAGAAGAAATTCGAAGAAGAAGTAAAGAAAGATGTGAAACAATTCCTTAGCACTCTTACGGGTCCAGATAAAGTTGATGTTCTTGTATTTTCGAAGCTGAACTTTGACAAGGAAAACCGGAAGGAGAATCTCGTAACCCCTGTGGATACAGAGAACATGAAGGGGATTGAGATCAGTTCACAAATCATTAGTAATTCGTATTCGGGTCAAGGAAATACAACTGGTGGAGTGGCAGGCACTGGTTCACAAGATGTAGCGGGCTATCCTTCACAAGCCGGTACGGATACTTCTACTTCGGAAGAATCTTCTGAAACGAGGAACTATGAAGTAAACCGAATTACAAAGGATGTTATCGCAAGTCCCTTTACTGTTAAAGATTTAACCATAAATGTTGCAGTTGAACCACCTACAGGACAAAATACTTTGGACGCTGCTACATCAGCAGCAATTCAAAACATTTTGGTAAATATTGTTCGTGCTTCGCTCGCAGATTCAGGTACTACATATACAGACGCTGATTTAACCAAAAAGGTTTCGGTGTATTCTCAACAATTTGGCGGAACCGCTGCTAATACAACACCAGGTGGTCTTGCCACATGGATGTTATGGGCTATCGGAGCAGCTGCATTGCTGGTTGGAGCAGGTGGAGGATATCTAATCTATCGGAGTCGTAAGAAGACTGTGGAAGAGGAAGATGAAGACATTCCATTGCAGGTTCCTACCGAATTTCCATCTATTAATTTGGAAAGTGTGACGAATGACAGTCAAGTTCGTAAGCAATTGGAAAGTTTGGCTAAGAAAAAGCCAGACGAATTCGTAAATCTGCTGCGTACATGGCTTGCAGACGAACAGAGGTGA
- the flgC gene encoding flagellar basal body rod protein FlgC: MNFGSSFGISASALTAQRLRMDVISSNVANAETTRASVVDGKAVPYRRKLVVMEATESNKFSNILNSKLNGSSSEGVKVQSIIEDTSPLKPVYNPSHPDADAEGYVYMPNVDITKEMVDMLSASRSYEANVTMLNASKAMVSKALEIGR; this comes from the coding sequence ATGAACTTTGGGAGTAGTTTTGGGATAAGTGCATCAGCATTAACAGCTCAACGATTGCGGATGGACGTGATTTCCTCCAACGTGGCCAATGCGGAAACTACAAGAGCATCGGTCGTTGATGGCAAAGCCGTTCCTTACCGTCGAAAACTTGTTGTTATGGAAGCTACCGAAAGCAATAAGTTCTCGAATATACTAAATTCGAAATTGAACGGTAGTAGTAGTGAAGGTGTAAAGGTGCAGTCCATTATAGAAGATACTTCACCGTTAAAGCCAGTTTACAACCCAAGCCATCCTGATGCGGATGCCGAAGGTTATGTCTATATGCCAAACGTAGATATTACTAAAGAAATGGTAGATATGTTATCTGCATCACGTTCTTATGAAGCCAATGTCACGATGCTGAATGCATCTAAAGCTATGGTAAGTAAAGCACTCGAAATTGGGCGCTAA
- a CDS encoding MotE family protein yields the protein MAKIDNDMELENEGSAGKFERFLFLMIPIIFTLVLLGVLLTLFNMDIRNNVLEVANKIPILEKWVPDPPTDPSKPKEESKKQEVSSNSTIKELKAQLAQKADELKKVTDEKTAQDTKVQALESQIEGMKTEAAAAAEVNSEETEDPYQKQVTDLAKLYAGMKASKAAPIMENLTTEEMVQIFSVMNKASKTAILEKMDPQKAADVTIKLKETTSSGDMAIAALQSRLKKEAGSTTQTTKTSTNLDKEKLNQTFSSMTPANAASLLGEMYKISPDKVVTIMNTVSDSVRSSILGEMTKNDSAQTAKIVNRLMGAK from the coding sequence GTGGCTAAAATTGATAATGACATGGAACTTGAAAATGAAGGGTCAGCGGGGAAATTTGAGCGGTTCTTATTTCTAATGATACCGATTATCTTCACGCTAGTACTGCTTGGAGTACTGTTGACGCTTTTTAATATGGACATTCGTAATAACGTGCTTGAAGTTGCGAATAAAATTCCGATTCTGGAAAAATGGGTTCCTGATCCGCCAACAGATCCTTCTAAACCGAAGGAAGAAAGCAAAAAGCAGGAAGTGAGCTCAAACTCAACGATTAAGGAGCTCAAAGCTCAGCTTGCCCAGAAGGCAGATGAGTTGAAGAAGGTCACAGATGAAAAAACAGCCCAGGATACCAAGGTTCAGGCGCTAGAGTCGCAAATTGAGGGGATGAAGACGGAAGCTGCTGCAGCTGCTGAAGTAAACAGTGAGGAAACAGAAGATCCTTATCAGAAGCAGGTTACTGATCTGGCGAAGCTGTACGCGGGCATGAAAGCTTCCAAAGCTGCACCGATTATGGAGAATTTGACTACAGAAGAGATGGTGCAGATATTCAGCGTGATGAATAAAGCGAGTAAAACTGCGATTCTGGAAAAAATGGATCCTCAAAAAGCGGCAGATGTCACGATTAAGTTGAAAGAAACTACCTCTTCGGGTGATATGGCAATTGCTGCTCTTCAATCTAGATTGAAAAAAGAAGCTGGTAGCACTACTCAAACGACTAAAACTAGTACAAATCTGGATAAGGAAAAGTTGAACCAAACCTTTAGTTCAATGACGCCTGCCAATGCAGCTTCTCTACTAGGAGAAATGTATAAGATTAGCCCTGATAAAGTAGTAACGATTATGAATACCGTTAGTGATAGTGTTCGTTCTTCGATTTTGGGAGAAATGACTAAAAATGATAGTGCGCAAACCGCGAAGATTGTTAACCGTTTGATGGGTGCTAAATAA
- the fliE gene encoding flagellar hook-basal body complex protein FliE: MIQNITNGVQAVQQLAMKPTSTEVSSTPANAMESFGSYLENALTKVADQEQQAKDMSNKFVLGEVNIDEVMISSQQALLSLQLTTQVRNKVIEAYQEIMRTQI; encoded by the coding sequence TTGATACAGAATATCACTAATGGGGTTCAAGCTGTACAGCAGCTTGCCATGAAACCAACATCTACCGAAGTTTCATCCACTCCTGCTAATGCCATGGAGAGCTTTGGTTCTTATCTTGAGAATGCACTCACTAAAGTAGCAGATCAGGAACAACAAGCAAAGGATATGAGTAATAAATTTGTATTGGGAGAAGTGAACATAGACGAGGTGATGATTTCTTCCCAACAGGCTTTACTGAGTTTGCAGTTGACTACACAAGTCCGGAACAAAGTGATAGAAGCCTATCAAGAAATTATGAGAACTCAAATTTAA